One Clostridium novyi NT genomic window carries:
- a CDS encoding YeiH family protein, which produces MNLNLNKILDTIPGLIVCIIIAYIGKYLGLLVPTIGGATLSIFIGMLFGNTLGNKKIYTKGSKFAESNLLSYSIVLLGGTLSAKTILALGVSGVGFIVIQMSLTIIAALLIGKKLGFSDNFRFLMASGNAVCGSSAIASTAPVIKASDDDKVITITIVNLTGTILMILLPIIAKVFFHSEILKTSALIGGTLQSVGQVVASGSMVNENVKDLSTIFKIVRIIFLVFVVLILGNLKKKSLQHSQNSSSKSKIKIPWYVIGFFIMCTLFTLNIISPKLSSTLKSISNSFEIIALAGIGMSVKFKELIAQGIKASIYGLSIALVQILSALPLISILL; this is translated from the coding sequence CTATACCTGGACTTATAGTATGTATTATCATTGCTTATATTGGTAAATATTTAGGATTGCTTGTACCTACTATCGGTGGTGCAACTCTTTCAATATTTATTGGTATGTTATTTGGCAATACCCTTGGAAATAAAAAAATATATACCAAAGGTTCTAAATTTGCCGAAAGTAACCTTCTGTCATACTCAATAGTTTTACTTGGAGGAACATTAAGTGCTAAAACCATATTAGCACTTGGAGTATCTGGAGTAGGATTTATTGTAATTCAAATGTCACTAACTATAATAGCTGCTTTATTAATAGGTAAAAAACTTGGATTTTCTGATAATTTTAGATTTTTAATGGCTAGTGGAAATGCTGTTTGTGGTTCTTCTGCTATAGCATCAACAGCTCCAGTAATAAAGGCAAGTGATGATGATAAAGTAATTACTATTACAATTGTTAATCTTACTGGTACTATATTAATGATTCTACTACCAATAATTGCAAAAGTATTTTTTCATTCAGAAATTCTTAAAACTTCTGCTTTAATTGGAGGAACTCTTCAATCGGTAGGTCAAGTTGTTGCTAGTGGTAGCATGGTAAATGAAAATGTAAAAGATTTATCTACTATATTTAAAATAGTACGTATTATTTTCTTAGTTTTTGTAGTATTAATTCTTGGAAACTTAAAGAAAAAATCCTTACAACATTCACAAAATTCTTCTTCAAAATCAAAAATAAAAATTCCGTGGTATGTTATAGGATTTTTTATAATGTGTACTTTATTTACTTTAAATATTATCTCTCCTAAACTATCTAGTACACTAAAAAGTATAAGTAACTCTTTTGAAATAATAGCCCTTGCAGGTATAGGTATGAGCGTTAAATTTAAGGAACTTATTGCTCAAGGAATTAAAGCTTCTATTTATGGATTAAGTATAGCCCTAGTACAAATATTATCAGCCCTTCCCCTTATATCAATACTCCTTTAA
- a CDS encoding MATE family efflux transporter, with protein sequence MKIGFFDEFVKDKAFYKRLFLITIPIVIQNLIASSLNMLDTLMIGKVGEVELAAVGIANQYYFLYSLIAMGIGAGCGVFIAQLWGKRDKENIKRALGIGLMVGGIISIIFMSVGIIIPEKIMSLFNKDPRVIKIGSEYLVIVAISYFFSSITFNYAAALRSIENTVLPMVASFIGLITNGVLNYIFIFGKLGVTAMGVKGAALATVIARTTECLIILISVYANNKVLNAKIKELISPSKKVIDAIYKVTLPIVLNEACWGLGNVTYAAIYGRIGTGAAASIQICTTVMNLFMIITFGLANASVVVIGNEIGANREDNGKLYARRISKLTFVISIILSVILAIMARPIISIFNISQAVRLSSLYILYIYSAVLIVKVCNNVLIVGILRGGGDATYGSLLQAFTLWFIGIPLAAFAAFILKFPVYLVVLMTVVEEIIKVVILLRRFHSNKWIHNMVKDM encoded by the coding sequence GTGAAAATAGGTTTTTTTGATGAATTTGTAAAAGATAAAGCATTTTACAAGAGACTTTTTTTAATAACTATACCTATTGTTATACAAAATCTTATAGCATCATCTTTAAATATGTTAGATACGCTTATGATTGGTAAAGTAGGAGAAGTTGAACTTGCAGCTGTAGGTATAGCAAATCAGTATTACTTTTTATATAGTCTTATTGCAATGGGTATAGGAGCAGGGTGTGGAGTATTTATAGCTCAGCTTTGGGGAAAAAGAGATAAGGAAAATATTAAAAGAGCATTAGGAATAGGACTTATGGTAGGAGGAATTATATCAATTATATTTATGTCTGTAGGTATTATAATTCCTGAAAAAATAATGTCTTTATTCAATAAAGATCCTAGAGTTATAAAAATAGGTAGTGAATATTTGGTTATAGTTGCTATAAGCTATTTTTTCTCATCTATTACTTTTAATTATGCCGCAGCATTAAGAAGTATAGAAAATACAGTACTACCAATGGTAGCTAGTTTTATAGGACTTATTACTAACGGAGTATTAAACTATATATTTATTTTTGGAAAATTAGGTGTTACTGCTATGGGAGTAAAAGGAGCAGCACTTGCCACTGTTATAGCTAGAACTACAGAATGTTTGATTATTTTAATTTCTGTGTATGCTAATAATAAAGTATTAAATGCTAAAATAAAGGAATTAATAAGTCCATCTAAAAAAGTTATAGATGCAATTTATAAAGTTACACTTCCAATTGTTCTAAATGAAGCTTGTTGGGGACTTGGTAATGTAACATATGCTGCCATTTACGGAAGAATAGGAACTGGTGCTGCAGCATCCATACAAATTTGTACAACCGTTATGAATTTATTTATGATAATTACATTTGGACTTGCTAATGCATCTGTAGTTGTCATAGGAAATGAAATTGGTGCAAATAGAGAAGATAATGGCAAACTTTATGCTAGAAGAATATCAAAGTTAACCTTTGTAATATCTATAATTTTGTCAGTAATATTAGCAATTATGGCAAGACCTATAATATCTATATTTAATATATCACAAGCAGTAAGATTATCTTCATTATATATTTTATATATTTATTCAGCAGTATTAATAGTTAAGGTTTGTAACAATGTATTAATAGTTGGAATATTAAGAGGGGGTGGAGATGCAACTTACGGTTCTCTACTTCAAGCTTTTACATTATGGTTTATAGGAATACCATTGGCTGCTTTTGCTGCATTTATATTAAAATTCCCAGTTTATTTAGTAGTGCTTATGACTGTTGTTGAAGAAATTATAAAAGTTGTAATACTATTAAGAAGATTTCATTCCAATAAATGGATTCACAATATGGTTAAGGATATGTAA